GGTCGCGCGCCAGTGGCTGGAGAAGACCGGCTGCCCGATCGTCGAAGGCTACGGACTCTCGGAGACCAGCCCGTCGGTTACCTGCAACCCGGCCGACAGCACCGCGTACAGCGGCAACATCGGGCTGCCGATGCCGAGCACCGAGATCCGGCTGCTCGACGATGACGGTAACGAAGTGCCGCAAGGCCAGCCCGGCGAGATCGCGATCCGCGGCCCGCAGGTGATGGCGGGCTACTGGCAGCGTCCCGACGAAACCGCGAAGGCGATGACCGCCGACGGGTTCTTCCGCTCCGGCGACATCGGCGTGATGGACGAGCGAGGCTACTTTCGCATCGTCGATCGTAAGAAGGACATGATCCTGGTCAGCGGCTTCAACGTCTACCCGAACGAGATCGAGGACGTGGTTGGCCAGATGCCCGGCGTGCTCGAATGCGGCGCGGTCAGCGTGCCGGATGAGAAGACCGGCGAGGCGGTGAAACTCGTGATCGTCCGCAAGGATCCGACGCTGACCGAGCAGCAGGTGCGTGACTACTGCCGCGAAAACCTGACCGGTTACAAGCGGCCGAAGCTGATCGAGTTCCGCACCGAACTGCCGAAAACGCCGGTCGGCAAGATCCTGCGCCGCGAGCTGCGCGACAAGTAGCGGCTCGCGCGGGCCGTCATCGTGGCACGCGTGGTACGCACCGCGATCCTCAGCGCGCTGGCGCAGGAGCAGCAGGGGCTGCTGGACGCATTGCGGCACGCGCGCCGCGTGCAGCATGCCGGACGCGCTTTCTGGCTCGGCGAACTCGAGGGGCAGGCCGTGGTGCTGGCGCTGTCGCGCGTCGGCAAGGTCGCGGCCGCGACCACCGCAACCGCGCTGATCGAGCGCTTCGCGGCCGAGCGCTTGCTGTTCACCGGCGTTGCCGGCGCGCTCGCGCCGCAGCTCGCGGTTGGCGACATCGTCGTGGCCGACGGCTTCGTGCAGCACGATGTTGACGCGTCGCCGCTGTTTCCGCGCTACGAACTGCCGTTGTACGGACGCTCGCGCATCGCCTGCGATGCGCCGCTGTCCGAGTCGCTGCATCGGGCGGCGCAGGCCGCGCTGGACGGTTGGCGCGGCAGCGGCGACGCTGCGCCGGCGCTCCATCGCGGCCTGGTCGCGAGCGGCGACCGTTTCGTCTCGGGCTTTGCTGAGGCCGGCGCGCTGCGCCGCGCGCTGCTGCATGCGGGACACGATGCGCTGGCGGTCGAGATGGAAGGCGCGGCGGTGGCGCAGGTCTGCCTGGACTATCGGCTTCCGTTCGTCGCGGTGCGCACGATCTCGGACCGCGCCGACGAGCAGGCGCATGTCGATTTCACCGCGTTCATCGAGCAGGTCGCGAGTCGGCGCGCGCACGACATCGTCCGTGGCTGGCTGTCGCAACTGCCTTCACTATGAATTCAGTAGCTGACAGCGCATACACCGCCTGCGCTTGCGGCCGATTTTGCTGAAATTTTTACTGGTGACGCGCTCGCCGGGCCGCTGCGGCGGCTTGGGTGCGACCCGCGACGCATGAAACGGGTTCGAGAGGCCGCGGAGCAGGCCACGCCAGCGACCGCCGCGGAGCGGGCTATGCCCGGCCGCTGGCGGTGCCCCCTTGAAGGGGGAGGGCGAAGCGACACGCAGTGCGCGCAGCCTGGGGGTGGTTCACTACGTCCCGGCGAAGAACGCCAGCAATTCGGTCTTGCGCGCGTAGGCGTCCTGCTCGCCCAGTGTCATCAGCGCCTGCACGAAGCCGGGTTCGAACAGCAGGTAGCTGGCCAGTGCGGCGCCGCCGCCGCGGGTCGCGCCCAGGCCGCCGAGCGCCCGGCGCGCGCTGCGCGGCAGCTCGTGCACGTGCGCCTGCGCCAGCGCGTCGAGCGACTGGCTCGGCTGGATCGACAGCACGTCCACCGCGCGGTACGACAGGCCGATCGCCAGCTCGCGCGGCAACTGCTTCATGGTCTGCGTCACGCGCTGCGCCTGCTCCACGTCGGCCTGCAAGGTGTCGTGGAACACGCTGGCCAGCGCGTGGCCGGCGATGCTGCCCAGCGTCGGACCGTTGCTGCCCGGCGCCGCCGCCCCGGCCAGCGCCGAACGCTGCGGCTGCCCGACTCCGACCACCAGCACCCTCTTCGCGCCCAGGTGCATCGCCGGCGACAGCGGCGAGATCTGCCGCATCGAGCCGTCGCCGAAATACTCGCGCCGCCCATCGACCCACAGCGGCGTCGCGGGAAACAGAAAGGGGATCGCGCTCGACGCGACCAGGTGCTCGATCGTGATCGGCTGGAATTCGGCGCGGCGTCCCGGGCGGATCCAGCCCTTCGTCGGACTGTCCTGCGCGGTGTGGCAGAAGGTCCAGTGGACGCCGCTCGAATAGCTCGACGCGGTCACCGCCAGCGCCTCGATCGTCTGGCGCGTCAGCGCCTCTTCGATCGCCGGCAGCGAGACCGCGTGATGCAGCGTGTCGACCAGCGGCGTGTTGCTCAGCACCGCCCCCTGGCGCAGCGCCTGGCGCGACAGGCTCAGTGCCGCAATCAGCCGGCCCGGCCCGGCGGACCACGGCACCCAGGCCGACACGTTCAGCGCATACACCTTGTCCGAGCGCAGCTGCGCCCAGAACTGCGCCAGCTGGTCGAACGCCTGCAACCCGTCGCCGGCGCAGGCCGCGAGAAACGCGGTGTTCAGCGCACCGGCCGAGGTGCCGATCAGCAACTGGAACGGAAACCCTTGCGCCACCCGCGGCGCGAGTTGCAGCATCTTTGCAACCGCGCGCAGCACGCCGACCTGGTACGCGGTGCGCGCGCCACCGCCCATCAGCACCAGCGCGCATTTCGGGCCGGCGGCTTGGCCGAACCCGGCGCGGATCACCGTGTCCAGGCTCATCTCGCGAAGCCGCCGTAGTGGCAGGCTTGAGGTGCGCGGTCGCCGCCGGACCAGCCGTCACCGGACACCGAGGAGTCGGCCGGCCGCCCGCCGCCTACCCCTGTCCTGTGTATTGCCAAGGGATTGCAATTGACCGGCAACAGGGGCATAGTGAACTCGACTCTTGCAATTTCCCGCGCGCCGCCTTCCGCGTTGGGGGCGGCCATGTCAACCAGGAGCCTAGGAGGTCTTGTATGAATTTGACGATCAGCGGCCACCATCTGGAAGTCACCCCTGCATTGCGCAATTACGTGACGACCAAGCTGGATCGGATCAGCCGTCATTTTGACCAGGTCGTCGACGTTCGGGTGCTGCTCAGCATCGAAAAGCAGAAGGAAAAGGAACGAAGGCAGCGGGCCGAATGCAATATCCACGTCAAGGGCAACGACATGTTCGCAGAAAGCTCGCATGAGGATCTATACGCCGCAGTCGACGAGCTCGTTGACAAGCTCGACCGGCTGGTGGTGCGCCACAAGGACCGCATTCAGCAGCACAGCCATCCGGCGTCCAAGCGCCTGATACCAAGCGCGTGAGATGAACGACCTGGGCCGCGTGCCCGTGCGCCGCCGGTGTCCCCGGCGGCGTTCTTTTTGTACGGGGTCGTGACGCAGTGGACACAACGCTCCCGGCATCGGCGCTTTCGTGAAAGTTTGGTGACCGTTGCGGCATGCAGGTGCATAATGCGGACCGATCTTCCGCCATGAACCGCCTCGCATCCATTCTGCCGGCTGACCAGGTGTTGGTCGGCGTCGATGCCACGAGCAAGAAGCGCGCCTTCGAGGAGGCCGGTTTGCTGTTCGAGAACCTGCACGGACTGTCGCGTGCGCTGGTGACCGACAGCCTGTTTGCACGCGAGCGGCTCGGTTCCACCGGATTAGGGCACGGGGTGGCGATTCCGCACGGGCGGATCAAGGGCTTGAAGTCGCCGATGGCCGCGGTGTTCCAACTGGCGCGCCCGATCGGGTTCGACGCGCCCGACGAGCAGCCGGTCGGCCTGCTGATTTTCCTGCTGGTGCCCGAGGCGGCAACGCAGAAGCACCTGGAAATCCTGTCGGAAATCGCGGAACTGCTTAGCGACTCGCGGCTGCGCGAGAAGATGAAGACCAGCCCCGACGTTGCCGCCCTGCATGGCCTGATTGCGAACTGGCAGTCGGCCCAGGTAACCTAGTTCCCGCCGGCCATGACGGCCGCGTCGGTCACCGCGTCCGACGTGCTGCGCCGTGCAGCGCCCCTCTCGCCCACCGCACGATGAAACCCACGGTCGTCAGCGCCGATGTGCTGTTCGAGTTGTTCCGCTCGATCCTGAAATGGGAGTGGGTGGCGGGCTTGGGCGCGTCCGAGCGCCGCTTCGACGAAATCGCGGTGCAGCAGGCGCGCTCCGGCGCCGACCTGGTCGGCTACCTCAACTACATCCATCCGTACCGGCTGCAGCTGCTGGGCCAGCGCGAAGTCGCTTACCTGCTCAAAGGCACGCCCGAGGACTGCGCACGCCGCATCGCGCGCATCGTGACGCTGGAGCCGCCGGTGCTGGTGCTGGCCGATGCGCAGCCGGCGCCGGAAGCGCTGCTGTCGATGTGCGAGCGCGCGCAGATCCCGATGTTCGCGACGCCCGAGCCGTCGGCGTTCGTGATCGACGTGCTGCGCGCGTATTTGTCGCGCCACTTCGCGGAACGCACCTCGATGCACGGGGTGTTCATGGACATCCTGGGTCTGGGCGTGTTGATCACCGGCGAATCCGGCCTGGGCAAGAGCGAACTCGGGCTGGAACTGATCTCGCGTGGCAACGGCCTGGTCGCCGACGACGCGGTCGAGCTGGCACGCATCAACCAGACCACGATCGAGGGCCGCTGCCCGGAGCTGCTGCAGAACCTGCTCGAGGTGCGCGGCATCGGCCTGCTCGACATCCGCGCGATCTTCGGCGAGACCGCGGTGCGGCGCAAGATGCGCCTCAAGCTGATCGTGCACCTGGTGCGCCGCGAGACGCTGGAGCGCGACTACGAGCGGCTGCCGTACGAGCCGCTGACGCAGGACGTGCTCGGCGTGCCGGTGCGCAAGGTCGTGATCCAGGTGGTGGCCGGGCGCAACATCGCGGTGCTGGTCGAGGCGGCGGTGCGCAACACCATCCTGCAGTTGCGCGGCATCGACACCTACCAGGAATTCATCGCGCGGCACCGGCGCGCGATGGACAGCAGCGGCTGATGCCGATTCGCCGGACCGGGAACCCGCCAGCGCGCACAGGCGCTAGCCGCGGTGGTGCGGATGCACCGGCCGGTACGGGCACTTTTCCTTGGTGCAGTTGGCGTACAGGCTGAGCGCGTGGTCGGCGATCTCGAAGCCGCGCGCCTTCGCGACCGCCTGCTGGCGCCGCTCGATCTCCGGATCATAGAACTCCTCGACGCGGCCGCAGTCCAGGCACACCAGATGGTCGTGGTGCTGCCCCTCGTTGATCTCGTACACGGCCTTGCCGCTCTCGAAATGGCTGCGGCTCAGGATGCCGGCCTGCTCGAACTGGGTCAGCACGCGGTACACCGTGGCCAGGCCGATGTCCGAGCGCTCGTCGAGCAGCACGCGATAGACATCCTCGGCGGTCATGTGCCGCTGCGCCCCCTTCTGGAAGATCTCGAGGATCTTCAGCCGCGGCAACGTGGCTTTCAGGCCGGTACTCTTGAGCTCGTCGATGCTGGTCATGGATCTTCTTCGCGTGCGGCAGTGCCCGGTCGAACAGCACCCTGCCGCTACAATCGATCATCATATCCCGACAGCCCCGCCCATGCGTTCGCCGTCCCTACAGAGCGCCGCCGCTCTGGCGTTGAGCCTGCTCGCCGGCGCCGGCCTGGCCGGCTGCAGCGCGTTCGACCGCGCCAGCACCGGCATTGCCGGCATCCTGACGCCGTACCGGGTCGAGGTGGTGCAGGGCAACTTCGTTTCGAAGGAACAGGTCGACGCGCTGCGTCCTGGCATGAGTCGCGAGCAGGTGCGGAACATCCTGGGCACGCCGCTGCTGACCGACATGTTCCATGCGGACCGCTGGGACTACGTGTTCACGATCCGGCGCGAGGGCGTGGCGCCGCAGACCCGCAAGCTCACCGTGTTCTTCAAGAACGGCGTGCTCGATCACTTCGAAGGCGACACCATGCCGACCGAGGCCGAATTCGTCGCGTCGATCTCTTCGAAGCAGGCGCCGCCGAAGGTTCCGAAGCTGCAAGCGAGCGAGCAGCAGCTCGACAAATACGCGCCGCCGCCGGCTGCTGCCGACGCGCCGCCCCGATCCGACGCGCCGCTGCCCGCGAGCTACCCGCCGCTCGACACGCCGGCGAACTGAACCCGAATCGAACCCTTTCGCCATGACAGCACCGCCGGAACACTTTGCGCACCGTATCGTCGTCGCCGGCGCCGGCGGGCGCATGGGCCGCATGCTGATCGAGGCGATCCGCGACAGTGACGACTGCCGGCTCACCGGCGCGCTCGAAATGCAGCACAGCCAGGCGCTCGGGCTCGACGCAGCCGGGTTCCTCGGGCATGCGAGCGGGGTGGCGATCACCGCGGACCTGCACGCCGGTATCGCCGGCGCCGAAGTGCTGATCGACTTCACGCGCCCGGAAGGAACCCTGGCGCATCTTGAGGTTTGCCGCGCCCTCGGCGTGAACGCCGTGGTCGGCACCACCGGCTTCACCGACGCGCAGCGGGCCGAGGTCGCGCAGGCCGCCGAGCAGATCGCGATCGTGATGGCGCCGAACATGAGCGTGGGCGTCAACGTCACGCTGCGGCTGCTCGAGATGGCGGCGCGCGCGCTGACCACCGGCTACGACATCGAGATCATCGAGGCCCACCACCGGCACAAGGTCGATGCCCCGTCCGGGACGGCGCTGAAGATGGGCGAAGTGGTCGCGGCGGCGCTCGGACGCGATCTCAAGCAATGCGCGGTGTTCGAGCGGCACGGCATCACCGGCGAGCGCGATCCGTCGACGATCGGGTTTTCCAGCATCCGCGGCGGCGACATCGTCGGCGACCACACCGTGCTGTTTGCCGGCAGTGGCGAGCGCATCGAGATCACGCACCGCTCGTCCAGCCGCGCGACCTACGCGCAGGGCGCGCTGCGCGCGGTGCGCTTCCTGCAGGGGCGCAAGAGCGGCCTGTACGACATGTTCGACGTGCTCGGACTGAAGTGACACCCCCCCAGGCTTCGCGCACTGCGTGTCGCTTCGCCAACCCCCTCACCGGGGGCGCACCCAGCGGCCTGGCAAAGCCAGTTCCGCGGGTGCCCGCGAACGGCCTGCTCCGCGGCCACTCGACCCCGTTTCGTGCGACGCGGGTGGCGCGCAACGCCATGGACAACTGAAGTAAATAGACGATGGGAGTGCCGTCCTTGCTCGCCCAGGGCGATCTGGTCACGCAGCTGGTGGCGGCGCTGCTGCTGGCGATGTCGGTTGCGAGTTGGGTCGTGATCCTGTGGAAGGCCTGGCTGCTGCGCCGCGCCAGCGGTGACGTGGCGCGCAGCACCGCGGCGTTCTGGCAGGCACCGTCGGTCGCGGATGCGCGTCAAAGGGTATCGGCTTTTGACCGAGAGGCCCTGGTGCTTCCTTTGATAGATGCTATCAAAATTGAAGCATCGCAGACGTTGGCCAGCGCCGGTGACCGGTCCCAGCAGCTGACCCGGCTACTGCGCGACGCGCTGCACCGGGTGCTGCGGCGGCTGCAGTTCGGCCAGGTGCTGCTGGCGACCGTCGGGTCCACCGCGCCGTTCGTCGGGCTGCTCGGCACGGTCTGGGGCATCTACCACGCGCTGATCGGCATCTCGCTGGTCAGCCAGATCACGATCGACAAGGTCGCCGGCCCGGTCGGCGAGGCGCTGATCATGACCGCCGCCGGTCTCGCGGTCGCGATCCCCGCGGTGCTTGCGTACAACGTGCTCGGGCGCTTCGTCGGCCACATCGAGGCCGACCTCGAGGGCTTCGCGCGCGACATCCGCGAACTGATGGCCGGCCCGGACGGCGACCGGCTGCGGACCTGAAAGCCGCGGCGATGGCATTCGGCCGACTCGAGCGCAGCCCCGGCCCGGCGCCGATGAGCGACATCAACATGACGCCGCTGGTCGACGTGATGATGGTGCTGGTGGTGATCCTGATCCTGACCGCGCCGCTACTGGCCAGCTCGATCCGACTCGACCTGCCGCGCACCGGGGCCGCCAGCCCGAGCGACGCGCCGAGGTTCGTGACCCTGGTGGTCGACAAGGCCGGCCAGGCGTTCCTGGACGACAAGCCGGTGACCCAGGCGGAACTGGCGGCCGACCTGGTCCGGATCGCCGCGCGCAACCCGGATACCGAAGTGCAGCTGCGCGCCGACCAGGCGGTGCCGTACGGCAGGGTGGTCGAAGTCATGGGCGCGGCGCAGCAGGCCGGTCTCGACCGGATCGGCTTCGTCGCCGAACCGGCGCGAAAGACGGCGCGCTGAGCTGCGCCGCGCCAGGGCCGCGGGGCAGTCTACCTACTGACCAGCCGCGCGCGCAGTATCGTCGCGCGCGCCAAGGGCATGACGCAGATTGCCCGCAGCACCGGCCTTTCGCGCGAACAGCTCTACCGCTCGTTCAGCGAGGCCGGCAATCCGACCCTTAAAACGACATTGGCCGTGATGAAAGCCTTGGGCATCGATCTGACGGCGAAACCGCACGCTGAACGCGTTTCGACCTGAACTCCCTGCGGCAGCGGCCAGCGTGTTCCGCGGAACATCCCGCAGCGGTCTGGGCACCATGGCGCGGTCTCGCATTTCCCCCGTCTCCGCTGGCTGGCGGTTGCGGCGCGAGCACCCCAATGCGCCCCGATCGATCCGGGCTACTTCCCCGCCGCCCCGCGCAGCAGCCCTGCCATCTGCGCGGCGGCGATCGCATGGCCAGCCGCGGCCGCCTTGCTGATCCACATCAGCGCCAG
This genomic interval from Burkholderiaceae bacterium contains the following:
- a CDS encoding 5'-methylthioadenosine nucleosidase/S-adenosylhomocysteine nucleosidase, whose protein sequence is MARVVRTAILSALAQEQQGLLDALRHARRVQHAGRAFWLGELEGQAVVLALSRVGKVAAATTATALIERFAAERLLFTGVAGALAPQLAVGDIVVADGFVQHDVDASPLFPRYELPLYGRSRIACDAPLSESLHRAAQAALDGWRGSGDAAPALHRGLVASGDRFVSGFAEAGALRRALLHAGHDALAVEMEGAAVAQVCLDYRLPFVAVRTISDRADEQAHVDFTAFIEQVASRRAHDIVRGWLSQLPSL
- a CDS encoding Patatin, with amino-acid sequence MSLDTVIRAGFGQAAGPKCALVLMGGGARTAYQVGVLRAVAKMLQLAPRVAQGFPFQLLIGTSAGALNTAFLAACAGDGLQAFDQLAQFWAQLRSDKVYALNVSAWVPWSAGPGRLIAALSLSRQALRQGAVLSNTPLVDTLHHAVSLPAIEEALTRQTIEALAVTASSYSSGVHWTFCHTAQDSPTKGWIRPGRRAEFQPITIEHLVASSAIPFLFPATPLWVDGRREYFGDGSMRQISPLSPAMHLGAKRVLVVGVGQPQRSALAGAAAPGSNGPTLGSIAGHALASVFHDTLQADVEQAQRVTQTMKQLPRELAIGLSYRAVDVLSIQPSQSLDALAQAHVHELPRSARRALGGLGATRGGGAALASYLLFEPGFVQALMTLGEQDAYARKTELLAFFAGT
- a CDS encoding Ribosome hibernation promoting factor Hpf, with protein sequence MNLTISGHHLEVTPALRNYVTTKLDRISRHFDQVVDVRVLLSIEKQKEKERRQRAECNIHVKGNDMFAESSHEDLYAAVDELVDKLDRLVVRHKDRIQQHSHPASKRLIPSA
- a CDS encoding PTS IIA-like nitrogen-regulatory protein PtsN, with product MNRLASILPADQVLVGVDATSKKRAFEEAGLLFENLHGLSRALVTDSLFARERLGSTGLGHGVAIPHGRIKGLKSPMAAVFQLARPIGFDAPDEQPVGLLIFLLVPEAATQKHLEILSEIAELLSDSRLREKMKTSPDVAALHGLIANWQSAQVT
- a CDS encoding HPr kinase/phosphorylase, translated to MKPTVVSADVLFELFRSILKWEWVAGLGASERRFDEIAVQQARSGADLVGYLNYIHPYRLQLLGQREVAYLLKGTPEDCARRIARIVTLEPPVLVLADAQPAPEALLSMCERAQIPMFATPEPSAFVIDVLRAYLSRHFAERTSMHGVFMDILGLGVLITGESGLGKSELGLELISRGNGLVADDAVELARINQTTIEGRCPELLQNLLEVRGIGLLDIRAIFGETAVRRKMRLKLIVHLVRRETLERDYERLPYEPLTQDVLGVPVRKVVIQVVAGRNIAVLVEAAVRNTILQLRGIDTYQEFIARHRRAMDSSG
- a CDS encoding Ferric uptake regulation protein FUR, which codes for MTSIDELKSTGLKATLPRLKILEIFQKGAQRHMTAEDVYRVLLDERSDIGLATVYRVLTQFEQAGILSRSHFESGKAVYEINEGQHHDHLVCLDCGRVEEFYDPEIERRQQAVAKARGFEIADHALSLYANCTKEKCPYRPVHPHHRG
- a CDS encoding Outer membrane beta-barrel assembly protein BamE, encoding MRSPSLQSAAALALSLLAGAGLAGCSAFDRASTGIAGILTPYRVEVVQGNFVSKEQVDALRPGMSREQVRNILGTPLLTDMFHADRWDYVFTIRREGVAPQTRKLTVFFKNGVLDHFEGDTMPTEAEFVASISSKQAPPKVPKLQASEQQLDKYAPPPAAADAPPRSDAPLPASYPPLDTPAN
- a CDS encoding 4-hydroxy-tetrahydrodipicolinate reductase, giving the protein MTAPPEHFAHRIVVAGAGGRMGRMLIEAIRDSDDCRLTGALEMQHSQALGLDAAGFLGHASGVAITADLHAGIAGAEVLIDFTRPEGTLAHLEVCRALGVNAVVGTTGFTDAQRAEVAQAAEQIAIVMAPNMSVGVNVTLRLLEMAARALTTGYDIEIIEAHHRHKVDAPSGTALKMGEVVAAALGRDLKQCAVFERHGITGERDPSTIGFSSIRGGDIVGDHTVLFAGSGERIEITHRSSSRATYAQGALRAVRFLQGRKSGLYDMFDVLGLK
- a CDS encoding MotA/TolQ/ExbB proton channel family protein; this translates as MGVPSLLAQGDLVTQLVAALLLAMSVASWVVILWKAWLLRRASGDVARSTAAFWQAPSVADARQRVSAFDREALVLPLIDAIKIEASQTLASAGDRSQQLTRLLRDALHRVLRRLQFGQVLLATVGSTAPFVGLLGTVWGIYHALIGISLVSQITIDKVAGPVGEALIMTAAGLAVAIPAVLAYNVLGRFVGHIEADLEGFARDIRELMAGPDGDRLRT
- a CDS encoding Biopolymer transport protein ExbD/TolR, translated to MAFGRLERSPGPAPMSDINMTPLVDVMMVLVVILILTAPLLASSIRLDLPRTGAASPSDAPRFVTLVVDKAGQAFLDDKPVTQAELAADLVRIAARNPDTEVQLRADQAVPYGRVVEVMGAAQQAGLDRIGFVAEPARKTAR
- a CDS encoding Addiction module antidote protein, which codes for MTQIARSTGLSREQLYRSFSEAGNPTLKTTLAVMKALGIDLTAKPHAERVST